A stretch of the Oceanicola sp. D3 genome encodes the following:
- a CDS encoding tetratricopeptide repeat protein produces MRATALALCLLASPLAAQTADEVEAARQAYNDGHWDLAMTVLIPAAEAGHPDAQNVYGIALKDGEGTEANPPAAIGWYEKAIAQGHQKAMYNLGHLYQNGAEGVPQDFDKARALYEQAIESGYGAAANGLALMYERGEGVEKDLSKAVEYYQIGAEAGEKHALYNLANYYRLGQGVEEDLNRALELYTESALAGHPQAWNAVALFNQHGMVGAPNPEAAYLAFRKAIDGGLALAGVNLGEFATSTEGWWQDPVEGYGYCLWGINNAADSDRENFIQTCEPLVEYLTVEEEDAAKRFAESIGAE; encoded by the coding sequence ATGCGCGCCACAGCCCTTGCCCTCTGCCTTCTCGCCAGCCCGCTCGCCGCGCAAACTGCCGATGAGGTAGAAGCCGCGCGGCAAGCCTATAACGACGGACATTGGGATTTGGCGATGACAGTGCTGATCCCCGCCGCCGAGGCCGGCCACCCCGATGCGCAAAACGTCTATGGCATTGCCTTGAAAGACGGCGAAGGCACCGAGGCAAACCCGCCAGCGGCGATTGGCTGGTATGAAAAGGCGATCGCGCAGGGCCACCAGAAGGCCATGTATAACCTCGGCCACCTCTACCAGAACGGTGCCGAAGGGGTGCCGCAAGACTTCGACAAGGCCCGCGCCCTTTATGAGCAGGCCATCGAATCGGGCTATGGCGCGGCGGCCAACGGGCTCGCCCTGATGTATGAGCGCGGCGAGGGGGTGGAAAAAGACCTCTCCAAAGCCGTCGAATACTACCAGATCGGCGCCGAGGCGGGCGAAAAGCACGCGCTTTACAACCTCGCCAACTACTACCGGCTCGGGCAGGGCGTGGAGGAAGACCTCAATCGCGCGCTTGAGCTCTACACCGAATCCGCCCTCGCAGGTCATCCGCAGGCCTGGAATGCCGTCGCGCTGTTCAATCAGCACGGCATGGTTGGCGCGCCCAACCCCGAAGCCGCCTATCTGGCCTTCCGCAAGGCGATTGACGGCGGCCTCGCGCTCGCCGGAGTGAACCTTGGCGAATTTGCCACCTCCACCGAAGGCTGGTGGCAGGATCCGGTGGAAGGCTATGGCTACTGCCTCTGGGGCATCAACAACGCCGCCGACAGCGACCGTGAAAACTTCATCCAAACCTGCGAGCCGCTGGTGGAATACCTGACCGTGGAAGAGGAAGACGCGGCCAAACGCTTTGCCGAAAGCATTGGCGCGGAGTGA
- the ligA gene encoding NAD-dependent DNA ligase LigA, producing the protein MSETTSTTTKDVKSLSPAEAEAELARLAELLNKANAAYHQADAPEMDDADYDALKRRNAAIESAFPDLKRSDSPSDQVGAAPSETFSKIRHAVRMLSLGNAFDAEDVAEFDRSVRSYLGREDGLTYTAEPKIDGLSLSLRYENGKLIQAATRGDGETGENVTANARTIEDIPENLQGAPEVLEVRGEVYMSHDDFAALNERQEAAGAKRFANPRNAAAGSLRQLDSEITRARPLRFFAYAWGELSAPLAETQYDAIQRLETLGFSTNPLTARCDGTEALLAHYVQIEQKRATLGYDIDGVVYKVNDLALQARLGFRSTTPRWAIAHKFPAELAWTRLEKIEIQVGRTGALSPVARLTPVTVGGVVVSNATLHNEDYIAGRDAKGGRIREGKDIREGDWVQVYRAGDVIPKIADVDLSKRPEEATPYSFPTTCPECGSPAIREEGDAVRRCTGGLICPAQAVEKLKHFVSRAAFDIEGLGAKQVEAFYGDDQLPVKEPADIFTLRQRDAEAFTKLANRDGWGETSAKNLFEAIDEKREIALSRLIFGLGIRHVGEVAAQDLARHYTSWEAMAQALDAARPAALAHRKADEAAEAERAAAAEEGRRAKLAEARAAVAGDVPPEAAEAWADLIGTDGIGPTLALSLSDAFANPDERAAMDRLLPQLTPLPPEARATGSPVAGKTVVFTGTLEKMTRAEAKARAEALGAKVSGSVSAKTDLLVAGPGAGSKAKKAADLGVETIDEDGWLSLIGDA; encoded by the coding sequence ATGTCTGAGACCACATCCACCACAACAAAAGACGTGAAATCGCTGAGCCCCGCCGAGGCCGAGGCCGAGCTTGCCCGGCTCGCAGAGCTTTTGAACAAGGCGAACGCCGCCTATCATCAGGCCGATGCGCCCGAGATGGATGATGCCGACTATGACGCGCTGAAACGGCGCAATGCGGCGATCGAGTCCGCCTTTCCCGACCTCAAGCGCAGCGATTCCCCCTCCGACCAAGTGGGCGCGGCCCCCTCCGAGACCTTCTCGAAGATCCGCCACGCGGTGCGCATGCTCTCACTGGGCAATGCATTCGACGCCGAGGACGTGGCCGAGTTTGACCGCTCGGTGCGCAGCTACCTCGGGCGCGAGGACGGGCTGACCTATACCGCCGAGCCCAAGATTGACGGCCTGTCGCTTTCTCTGCGCTACGAGAACGGCAAACTGATCCAGGCCGCCACGAGGGGCGATGGTGAAACCGGCGAAAATGTCACCGCGAATGCCCGCACCATCGAGGACATACCGGAAAACCTGCAAGGCGCGCCGGAGGTGCTGGAGGTGCGTGGCGAAGTCTATATGAGCCACGATGATTTTGCCGCGCTGAACGAACGGCAGGAGGCCGCCGGCGCCAAGCGCTTCGCCAACCCGCGAAACGCCGCGGCTGGTTCGTTGCGGCAGCTGGATTCCGAGATCACCCGCGCCCGGCCTTTGCGTTTCTTCGCCTATGCCTGGGGCGAGCTCAGCGCTCCGCTGGCAGAAACGCAATATGACGCCATCCAGCGGCTCGAAACCCTAGGGTTTTCCACCAACCCGCTCACCGCCCGCTGCGATGGCACCGAGGCGCTGCTGGCCCATTACGTGCAAATCGAACAAAAGCGCGCGACCTTGGGCTATGACATCGACGGCGTTGTTTACAAGGTGAACGACCTTGCCCTGCAAGCCCGGCTCGGCTTCCGCTCCACCACGCCGCGATGGGCCATTGCCCACAAGTTCCCTGCTGAGCTGGCCTGGACCCGGCTCGAAAAGATCGAAATTCAGGTGGGGCGCACCGGCGCCCTCAGCCCGGTTGCGCGGCTGACCCCGGTGACGGTGGGCGGCGTGGTCGTCAGCAATGCGACGCTGCACAACGAAGATTACATCGCCGGGCGCGACGCGAAGGGCGGCCGCATTCGCGAGGGCAAAGACATCCGCGAGGGCGACTGGGTGCAGGTTTACCGCGCGGGCGACGTGATCCCGAAGATCGCGGATGTGGACCTGTCAAAGCGCCCCGAAGAGGCAACGCCCTACAGCTTCCCGACAACCTGCCCCGAATGCGGCTCCCCGGCGATCCGCGAAGAGGGCGATGCGGTGCGGCGCTGCACCGGCGGGCTGATCTGCCCGGCGCAGGCGGTGGAAAAGCTGAAGCACTTCGTCTCCCGCGCCGCCTTCGATATCGAGGGGCTTGGGGCCAAACAGGTTGAGGCCTTCTATGGTGACGACCAACTGCCGGTGAAGGAGCCTGCCGATATCTTCACCCTCCGGCAGCGCGACGCCGAGGCCTTCACCAAGCTCGCCAACCGGGATGGTTGGGGAGAGACGAGCGCAAAGAACCTGTTTGAAGCCATTGATGAAAAGAGAGAAATCGCGCTGTCGCGGCTGATCTTCGGGCTGGGCATCCGCCATGTGGGCGAGGTGGCCGCACAGGATCTGGCACGCCACTACACCAGTTGGGAGGCGATGGCGCAGGCGCTCGATGCGGCCCGCCCGGCCGCGCTGGCCCATCGCAAGGCCGATGAGGCGGCAGAGGCCGAACGCGCCGCCGCCGCCGAAGAGGGCCGCCGTGCAAAGCTGGCCGAGGCGCGGGCCGCCGTGGCGGGTGACGTGCCTCCTGAGGCCGCCGAGGCCTGGGCCGACCTGATCGGCACCGATGGCATTGGCCCCACGCTGGCGCTTTCGCTCTCCGACGCCTTCGCCAACCCCGACGAGCGCGCCGCGATGGACAGGCTCCTGCCGCAGCTCACCCCGCTGCCCCCCGAGGCACGGGCCACCGGCAGCCCCGTGGCGGGCAAGACGGTGGTGTTTACCGGCACGCTCGAAAAGATGACCCGCGCCGAGGCCAAGGCCCGCGCCGAGGCGTTGGGGGCCAAGGTTTCGGGCAGCGTCAGCGCCAAGACCGATCTGTTGGTGGCGGGCCCGGGCGCGGGGAGCAAGGCGAAGAAGGCCGCAGACCTCGGCGTTGAAACCATCGACGAAGACGGCTGGCTTTCTCTTATAGGCGACGCATGA
- the recG gene encoding ATP-dependent DNA helicase RecG — MSTRPARLFPLFAGVDTLPGIGAKTATALEGMGITRPRDLLFTLPHGLIDRRRRTTVQGVPPGTVVTVEVTVGRHRGSSRPGGPYRVEVEDAETTITLVFFRGGSKWIEKQLPTGQRRVISGKLEHFDGMAQMVHPDHILRIEEAGEIPEHEPVYPLTAGVTQRVMGKAAEAALERAPELDEWIDAELLKREGWPAWRDAMEAAHLPKTAADVSDTAPAHRRLAYDELFAHQLTLALARSTSRAKPGIATKGTGTLQDKVLNALPYTPTGAQLRAVSEIAGDMASDRRMNRLLQGDVGAGKTLVALMALLIAVEAGGQGVMMAPTEILARQHLASLTPLAEAAGLRVELLTGRDKGPEREAKLAALADGSAQIVVGTHALFQDAVRFDDLRLTVIDEQHRFGVNERARLGAKGAAVDVLVMSATPIPRSLSLTQYGDMEISVLDEKPPGRTPVVTAMVSAERLGSVVERLRSAVAEGRQCYWVCPLVGESEVSEATAAEERFKQLRATLGEGVVGLVHGQMPPAEKDAAMARFLSGETGVLVATTVIEVGVDVPNASIMVIEQAERFGLAQLHQLRGRVGRGAAESTCILLYTAPLGETSRKRLTTLRETEDGFRIAEVDLEMRGAGDVLGTAQSGLPRFRIADMERMVGLAQVAQSDARALLEADPELSGTRGTAARMLLWLTEQDRAIRLLSVG; from the coding sequence ATGAGCACCCGTCCGGCGCGCCTCTTCCCGCTCTTTGCCGGGGTCGATACGCTGCCGGGCATTGGCGCAAAAACCGCCACCGCGCTGGAAGGCATGGGCATCACGCGCCCGCGCGATTTGCTCTTTACCCTGCCGCATGGCCTGATTGACCGTCGCCGGCGCACCACCGTTCAGGGTGTGCCGCCGGGCACTGTGGTGACGGTGGAGGTCACCGTGGGGCGCCATCGCGGCTCTTCCCGGCCCGGCGGGCCGTATCGGGTGGAGGTGGAGGATGCCGAAACCACCATCACGCTGGTGTTCTTCCGGGGCGGCAGCAAGTGGATCGAAAAGCAGCTGCCCACCGGCCAGCGCCGGGTGATATCCGGCAAGCTGGAGCATTTTGACGGGATGGCGCAGATGGTGCATCCCGATCATATTCTGCGCATCGAAGAGGCGGGCGAGATCCCCGAGCATGAGCCGGTTTATCCGCTCACCGCCGGGGTGACGCAGCGGGTGATGGGCAAGGCTGCCGAGGCGGCGCTGGAGCGCGCGCCAGAGTTGGACGAATGGATCGACGCCGAACTTCTCAAGCGCGAGGGCTGGCCTGCGTGGCGCGACGCGATGGAGGCGGCGCATCTGCCCAAGACAGCCGCTGACGTTTCTGATACCGCGCCCGCCCATCGCCGCCTCGCCTATGACGAACTCTTTGCCCATCAGCTCACCCTCGCGCTGGCCCGCTCCACCAGCCGCGCCAAGCCGGGGATTGCCACCAAGGGCACCGGCACCTTGCAGGACAAGGTGTTGAACGCCCTGCCTTACACGCCAACCGGCGCCCAGCTGAGGGCGGTGTCTGAGATTGCCGGTGACATGGCCAGCGACAGGCGGATGAACCGGCTGTTGCAGGGCGATGTTGGCGCGGGCAAGACGCTGGTGGCGCTGATGGCGCTGCTGATCGCCGTTGAGGCGGGCGGGCAGGGGGTGATGATGGCGCCCACCGAAATTCTGGCCCGCCAGCACCTTGCCTCGCTCACCCCTCTGGCCGAAGCCGCAGGCCTGCGGGTGGAACTTTTGACCGGGCGCGACAAGGGCCCCGAGCGCGAGGCCAAGCTGGCGGCACTGGCCGATGGCTCGGCGCAGATCGTGGTGGGCACCCATGCGCTGTTTCAGGATGCGGTGCGCTTTGACGATCTGCGGCTGACGGTGATTGACGAGCAGCATCGCTTTGGCGTGAACGAGCGTGCCCGGCTGGGGGCCAAGGGCGCGGCGGTGGATGTGCTGGTGATGTCGGCCACGCCAATCCCGCGCTCCCTGTCGCTGACGCAATATGGCGATATGGAAATTTCGGTGCTCGATGAAAAGCCGCCGGGCCGCACCCCGGTGGTGACCGCGATGGTCAGCGCCGAGCGGCTGGGCAGCGTGGTGGAGCGGTTGCGCAGCGCGGTGGCCGAGGGCCGGCAGTGCTATTGGGTGTGCCCGCTGGTGGGCGAGAGCGAGGTGAGCGAGGCCACGGCCGCCGAAGAACGCTTCAAGCAGCTGCGCGCAACGCTGGGCGAGGGCGTGGTGGGGCTTGTGCACGGGCAGATGCCCCCCGCCGAGAAAGATGCAGCGATGGCCCGCTTCCTGTCTGGCGAAACCGGGGTGCTGGTGGCGACAACGGTGATCGAGGTGGGGGTGGACGTGCCCAATGCCTCGATCATGGTGATCGAGCAGGCCGAGCGCTTCGGCCTTGCGCAACTCCACCAACTGCGTGGCCGGGTCGGGCGCGGCGCGGCGGAGAGCACCTGCATTCTGCTCTATACCGCGCCGTTGGGAGAGACCTCGCGCAAGCGGCTGACCACGCTGCGAGAAACCGAGGATGGCTTTCGCATTGCCGAGGTGGACCTTGAAATGCGCGGCGCGGGCGATGTTCTGGGCACAGCACAATCCGGACTGCCCCGGTTTCGCATCGCCGATATGGAGCGGATGGTGGGCCTTGCACAGGTGGCGCAGAGCGATGCGCGCGCCTTGCTGGAAGCCGATCCGGAGCTTTCGGGCACACGCGGCACGGCGGCCAGAATGCTGCTTTGGCTGACCGAACAAGACAGGGCGATCCGGCTGCTTTCGGTCGGTTGA
- a CDS encoding type II toxin-antitoxin system RatA family toxin encodes MTRHAETRQLPYSAQEIYDLVADVASYPKFLPWTAAARVRSRREVPVDELEHGQQRFGRCEIMEADLVISFKVFRETFLSRVWLFEEAKRIETRYIDGPFKHMRSVWQMTPAPGGCEVHFEVDFEFKNRLLQGAAGMFFNEAMQRIVRAFEARADELYGVKKGS; translated from the coding sequence ATGACCCGCCACGCAGAGACCCGCCAACTCCCTTATTCCGCTCAGGAAATCTATGATCTGGTTGCCGATGTGGCCTCCTATCCCAAGTTTCTGCCATGGACGGCAGCGGCGCGGGTGCGGTCGCGCCGTGAGGTGCCGGTGGACGAGCTGGAGCATGGTCAGCAGCGGTTTGGCCGCTGCGAGATCATGGAGGCCGATCTGGTCATTTCGTTTAAGGTTTTCCGTGAAACCTTTCTGTCGCGCGTTTGGCTCTTCGAGGAGGCGAAGCGGATCGAAACGCGCTACATCGACGGCCCGTTCAAGCATATGCGGTCTGTCTGGCAGATGACGCCTGCGCCGGGGGGCTGCGAGGTGCACTTCGAGGTGGACTTCGAATTCAAGAACCGTCTGCTGCAAGGGGCGGCCGGGATGTTCTTCAACGAGGCCATGCAGCGCATTGTAAGGGCCTTCGAGGCGCGGGCCGACGAGCTCTACGGGGTTAAGAAGGGCTCGTAA
- the hpt gene encoding hypoxanthine phosphoribosyltransferase, translated as MPQRPYVIDQMISAKAIAAKIEELARKIEAEFSGTDKLVVIGLLRGSFVFIADLVREMDLPLEVDFIEASSYGDAMESSKEVRILKDLRGEIHGRDVLVVEDIVDTGFTLHHVIHMLKAREPARLRTIALLDKPSRREVDFAADFIGFDIPDEFVVGYGIDYAQRNRDLPYIGKVRFPDEG; from the coding sequence ATGCCGCAGCGACCGTATGTCATCGACCAGATGATTTCTGCCAAGGCGATTGCCGCCAAAATCGAGGAACTGGCCCGCAAGATCGAGGCCGAATTCAGCGGCACCGACAAGCTGGTGGTGATTGGCCTCCTGCGCGGCTCATTCGTGTTTATCGCCGATCTGGTGCGCGAGATGGACCTGCCGCTGGAGGTGGATTTCATCGAGGCGTCCAGCTACGGCGACGCGATGGAGAGCAGCAAGGAAGTGCGCATTCTCAAAGACTTGCGCGGCGAAATTCATGGGCGCGATGTGCTCGTGGTGGAGGATATCGTCGATACCGGCTTTACCCTGCACCACGTCATCCACATGCTGAAGGCCCGCGAGCCTGCCCGCCTGCGCACCATTGCCCTGCTCGACAAACCATCGCGGCGCGAAGTGGATTTTGCCGCCGATTTCATAGGCTTCGACATCCCTGACGAGTTTGTCGTGGGCTACGGGATCGACTATGCCCAGCGAAACCGCGACCTGCCCTATATCGGCAAGGTCCGCTTTCCGGACGAAGGTTAA
- a CDS encoding c-type cytochrome — MHPLFRWIIAVALVGAAVFWVVTIPGDVPEEDLAGLEGDPARGEGLFWAAGCANCHAAPGTEDEARLVLAGGQKFPSPFGTFLAPNISPSDEGIGGWSLHDLARAMVKGVNAEGQHLYPAFPYNSYDGMALQDVADIHAYIQTLPPDTTPSQPHEVGFPFNIRRSLGGWKLLFMRDGWQVEGDLTEQQQRGRYLVEALAHCGECHTPRNVLGGWTGEWLGGAASPDGKGRIPNITPGGLDWSESDIAEYLKSGFTPEFDTAGGEMAVVVESTAKLTDEDRAAIAAYLKAVPAVGD; from the coding sequence ATGCATCCGCTGTTTCGCTGGATCATCGCGGTGGCGCTCGTGGGCGCCGCCGTTTTCTGGGTTGTAACCATTCCGGGCGATGTGCCCGAGGAGGATCTCGCCGGGCTGGAAGGCGATCCGGCACGCGGCGAGGGCCTGTTTTGGGCGGCGGGCTGCGCCAATTGCCACGCCGCACCGGGCACGGAAGATGAGGCGCGGCTGGTGCTGGCGGGCGGGCAGAAATTTCCCTCCCCCTTCGGCACCTTCCTCGCGCCCAACATCTCGCCCAGTGACGAAGGCATTGGCGGCTGGAGCCTGCATGACCTTGCCCGCGCGATGGTGAAGGGGGTGAATGCCGAGGGCCAGCACCTGTACCCCGCCTTCCCCTACAACTCCTACGATGGCATGGCGCTGCAGGACGTGGCCGATATTCACGCCTATATTCAAACCCTGCCGCCCGACACCACGCCGAGCCAGCCCCATGAGGTTGGCTTTCCGTTCAACATCCGGCGTTCGCTGGGGGGCTGGAAGCTGCTCTTCATGCGCGACGGCTGGCAGGTTGAGGGCGACCTGACCGAGCAGCAGCAGCGCGGGCGCTATCTGGTTGAGGCTCTGGCCCATTGCGGCGAATGCCACACCCCGCGCAACGTGCTTGGCGGATGGACGGGAGAGTGGCTGGGCGGCGCGGCCTCGCCAGACGGCAAAGGGCGCATCCCCAACATCACCCCGGGCGGGCTGGACTGGTCAGAAAGCGATATTGCCGAATATCTGAAATCCGGCTTTACGCCCGAGTTTGACACCGCAGGCGGCGAGATGGCCGTTGTGGTGGAAAGCACCGCGAAGCTGACGGATGAAGACCGCGCGGCGATTGCGGCCTACCTCAAGGCCGTGCCTGCGGTTGGTGACTGA
- a CDS encoding cytochrome c: MKTTAKRISFVLAATLAAGSAFAASHAMEQQEAREALMKEMGKNLGTLGKMAKGEIDFDGAAASAAATALHEAAEKALADDMWSEDSDSMSVDGSRAMPEIWDNYADFQEKGATLIAAIESAQAATGEGLQAVQASMGDLGGACGGCHKVYRAPEE; the protein is encoded by the coding sequence ATGAAGACCACAGCCAAGCGCATCAGCTTCGTTCTTGCCGCGACCCTCGCGGCAGGCAGCGCTTTTGCCGCCAGCCATGCGATGGAGCAGCAAGAAGCCCGCGAAGCCCTGATGAAGGAGATGGGCAAGAACCTCGGCACTCTCGGCAAAATGGCCAAGGGCGAGATTGATTTTGACGGGGCCGCAGCCAGCGCCGCCGCCACCGCTTTGCATGAGGCCGCCGAGAAGGCGCTTGCGGATGACATGTGGAGCGAAGACTCTGACAGCATGTCGGTCGACGGCAGCCGCGCCATGCCTGAAATTTGGGACAACTACGCAGATTTTCAGGAAAAGGGTGCCACGCTGATCGCCGCTATCGAAAGCGCTCAGGCGGCGACCGGTGAAGGCTTGCAGGCCGTTCAGGCTTCGATGGGCGATCTGGGTGGGGCCTGCGGCGGCTGCCACAAGGTCTACCGCGCGCCGGAAGAATAA